In the Lemur catta isolate mLemCat1 chromosome 22, mLemCat1.pri, whole genome shotgun sequence genome, TATaccaaaaatgtatttactttttaagtccttaaaaataaatgcattccTAGAAGGTAGAAATAGGAATCAATTCTTACTTAGTTGAGGTACTCATGAAGAAGAATAGGCCTATACTCTTGACTTGCAGAAGGCTAAGATTGATTTTCCAGTTAAAGGACTAACAGTCACCTATGATTAATGAAAGGAGTTACTGAATTCTGTTCAGTTGCCCAAATAAAAGAGAATATCCCcgaataaatatttctaaaaatcacCAGTCATCAACATATATAAGAAAACAGTTCTGAagcctttatttacaaaagctttaaaaacaaataatacccTCTGTTTTGCAAAtgatgttttgtttaaaaaggaCCACCCAGTTACAGCATTATATCATGACTAAAGAATGTACAAGGGAAACAAACCAATGTGTCTAACATTTGGAGATTTGCTAATATTACTGATTGAAGTGTAGATAACACACATTTTAACTTGTAGTCCATCATTTCAGGGTAGAGTTAATGATTACCAAAAAGTCTTCCTACACATGCTCTGGTCTGGTCACATATTCTGCGTGGCTAAATAGTTCACAGTCTCTTTtgtcaatatatataaaatagattgcaaagatatacacaaaaaaataaacaagcattaCACTCCTCAGGTAATTTTATTAgctatatatatatgaatatatatatattttgtattttgttgttttgcacCAAATCTTTCCATTATTTATCTTTGTAGAAACTATGAAAGCACAATTTTTGTCTTCTAATTTAATTTGGTACAAAATATACCTAAAGTCTTGTTGTCTttggattttaataaaattgatttgtgTAATCAACAAATCAAGAGCATCATAAGTatggctataaaataaaaaagcaagggTAAATAGTGATGGAATAAAAAGAAGCAGATCAAGGGAAGTGTGCTATCATAAAATAACTGTAGCTTCAACATCTTGAACACCAGTTTCCTGGTGGATATTAAACATCCAATCACAAGGGATTTTCCCTGAAGGGTGTAAAGCTGGTTTGAAAGTTCTTCAGTCACAGAGCAGCCTATATGCATGCCAATTAGAAACTGACAGACACTAGATGTGCTTGGAAGATTAACACTACGTACAGAAACAGCAGGTAACTAAGCTCCTCagtagtttgtctttttttttttgttagtctTGCTGAGTTTGCACAATGAATGTGCTATATTCTGTGggtcaaaaataagcaaatactgTATAAAGTTGGCAGATGGTCATTTTTCCATCTTGCTCTTCTAAgagcaagaaaaaccaaaattTCTGATAAAACAGAGGATTTGAGTCAGAATCACTCTCTAAAGTGCAAAATTGATGGTCCGCAATCTCAAATAGCTAAAACTCCTGCAGAATGGAAGGGAGAGACATGAAACAGGGAAATAAATTACAGTCAGTGCTAGTTAAtttaggaaaagggaaaaataaaccaAGCTCAAGTAGGTAAAGTTTATCAAAATATTCAATATGATATAGCTTTCCCCACTGTTACACACGCTTGctaacaaatatattaaattaaggCCAAATTTAACCTGAATGCGTTTCTATTTATTAAGATCTGAGATAGGAAACGGTCATACTTAGTActgaaaggcagaaaataaaatgagttatgaaagggaaaaaagaaaggtacTGTCTATTGTCAAGGATTCAACCAGAGATAAAACCTATATACAAGCATGTGTGtagctcaaataaaataaaaataaaaggactatTTCATGTCATGACTGCTTGTTGGCTTCCTCTTCATATGCATTCCCTGTGCCATTCTGTACATAGGATGAACCAGAACCAAGGCCATACAAATGACCACAATATTTGGCATCATCAATATGATCTTCAAAGAACATCTAAAAaggaattttgaagaaaaaaaaaagataattttaaccAGAAGGTAccatttgtaatttatatttcagCAATGTAAGTACAGACTGTTCATTAACTATAATGACAGCTCTTTTCTATGGTGTTCCTTTGAGACCACACATTTAATGAACAAGATTAATGTCCTGAAGAAGTACAGAGCTCAAAAGAAACCAAAGAGACTACAGAAAATTGTATCAGTGCATGTCTTTTCCATTAACATTTAGAACACTTTTATGAGCATTTGTAATCATGTAAAAAtgacagacattttaacaacactCAACAgtaagaatgaatgaaaatagccAATAAtggtgggggaaaaaagtttAGGTTTATAAGTTGCCTTGAATCTATGTGCAAGGCTGAGCTGGCTACAAATAATCAAACCCTAAACATGTTATGGACAGTAAAATCTGAACATTCATACTAGGTTACTGTCCTTCAAGcagccaagaaaaataaagataaattagtACCAGAAATCCACCATTAATTAAACcatttagacatttttaaaatgcaaagctgAAAATCCAAAAGGTGGTTTTGATTCTCTAATGTAACACTGGGaaggaatataaaacaaaatatttacatgtcATGAATAGACAGTCCGAATCACTTCTGAATCAATGCTACTTGGCAAAACAACTTTAATgctttctattattaatacatttctacAAGAAGTCTTAAATTCCCAGTCTCAAGTCAATACTTTAATGTCTATAAGGATATACTTGAAAGAATTCCAAAGCAAGTATTTTGCAAAAGGGATAATTTTTTTGTAGGTAAAAAAGTCCATCCTATTTTGTTTTTGCACAACCAATATTCTTCTGTGTTTACCTATACTGAGGTACACCTCTGCATATCATTTAATTAGATAACCTAAGAGGTACACCTGGGATCATTAAATTTCATTCTTCCAcacctaatttttttatatttaaggaaCTGATATGTGCCTTTTGCCATTTAAGGAGAGTCTTCCTAATGTGGTTTTTGATTGAACTACTTCAGACTTACTTAGAATTCAAAACCTCTTTGTAACTCAATCCAGTAAAAAGCATGAACTCTATGAAATCTTCAGAGCACTGAAGGATGGCATGAGCAAATATTTTTACTACTAGTCTAAAGCCGAAGAGAAGGCCATGCTAGGGGAAACCTAATATACAGATTCCTTGACTTGGTAGAAGCAGCACTGATGTAGTCCATAGAAAGAACCTTGGAGTTCTCCCACAAGGAATGTGTCTGACATTGGATAAAAGTTACTagcttgttttctcatctgagaaaTAATATGGTTGGACCTACATGACTTCTAAGGTAGTTTAAATTTCTGATTCTATGAAGAACTTGTTATCCTGTTGAACTACATTTCAAGATGACTTATTTTTGAATACTTCATTCAAGTGCAGTGGATGTAACTTATATGGTACCtctaattatatgtttatttagtaAGTACTTATAAATGCCCCAAAACTTTTGCCACaagatttttaatgttctcaacCTAACAACCAACTGAGAAAAAGGCACTGATGTCTTCATACTTCTCTCATTTTGAAAAAGGCCATTCCTGTAAGCAATGAATCAGATCCTGCCTGATGCTGTGGTCCTATTCGTTCCAGCTCCAATTGTTCAGCAACTTCTTGTAATCCAccctagaagaaataaaaattgctcaTCAAAGAGAGAAACACTTCAGTGCCTGAATTCACAATCATAAACTTAGACACTGACCAAAATATGAATAAACTTTAGTATGTAAAACAAGCCTTATGAAGATTAGGGAGAAAAAACAAGTGAATTACTAATGTATTTGTTGAAAGTGGGAGAAGTTTGTAATTTAACAGAAAATGAGATCCTAATTGGGAAAATTTATCTTCATCCTGTTTTAAGGCATGTGACAGACAAATAACTTCCCTAAATGTAAGGGGGAAGCAGATCATACACAGGGTAACATTTACCAAGTACATTCATAGTCTATCAATCcagcaataattataaaactgaataGCTGGTATAAAcagtttctttcaaattttcttaaactTCCCACCAATCCATCTCTAAATGGTTTTcatctaaataatttttacaaaacaaagCCATTATGAGTAATTAAATCATTAAGAATTCACTAAATGCTTAACTATGGTTTTGTTAGACAGATACAGGCATACAACTTCTGAGAAGGTCTGCTATAATCTGCCTATGTTAATACTGCtaagagagatttaaaaagctAATGAGAGtggaaataaaggaagagaaaaagaaaaaagaagcaaagagtgaaaggaaagagggagggggaaTAAAGGggggagaaacaaacaccacaacaaacaaaaataaagcaatttctcTCTGAATTGTTAAGACCTCTACTAGCTAACTAGCCCTTCTCTGCATCACAGCCTGAAACAGTGCTTGCACAGCAGTTGTTTCTGTGCTAAAAATAACATGAGGATTAGGTATCATTAGCAGCTGCATAGAAGAACAAAATAGAACTGAACAGAACAGTATGGCTGACTATCGGTCAAAAAGCACCTTTGTCATTAACCTAAATTTTAACATGGCAGCTCACTCAGGACATTTCTCTAGAATATCTGTACTTAGAAATTTCCCAataacatatacataatgagcAATAATCTGGCTCTCTGTTCCTGAAAAGTGtcatgtcaattttaaaaaacatttaccGAGACAGATTAAAACAGGCAGGCTTTGGATTCTCAGCATGCAAAATACTTAAGAGGGTGGGCTGAGTTTCTACAGGAAGGATACCCTACTGCAAGTTCACTTGCTGGGAATCCCCTCAAATTACACAGAATTCTGCtgctacaaatataaaataatctttcttaatTTCCCTAGTTATATGCTAACTAGTTATTTGCTATTAGAAGCAAATAAACTTTGGCCAAAAGACTGCTTCTCTTACAATTTTCAGTTCATCTGTTTAAAGGAAAGTTTTCCTTATTCAATTCCTAAATTGCTTCTTTCTGCTTAAAAACAAAGTTCTTAAAGTCCTTATCATCCCTAAAAGTATAACTTCACTCGTACTTCTAAAACCTGGTGAGGAGAAAACCTGATCGACCTTGGTTTCACTGAAGAAAGGAGGGACAATGTAGGTTCTATAAAGCAACCACACTGCctaaatgtgtttttgtttcttattttagttaTAGCTGAAAATACACATACCTAAAAAAGACAAGAGCACCATATCCCAGGGGCCTGTGCCACTATAgtgaatttgttttcaaaataaaggaGCACCTTTCCTTATCAAAGAAACTTTccttttgaaagaattaatatttagaaataaaaaattattatacacaCGCTAAGTAGTGTCAGAATGTTAGCTACTATCCTGGCAGGACCCACACATTTCTGACAGCACTTATCCATACCACAATGACATCTTTtgcccagggggaaaaaaaaaccttttagtGATGTCATTTAATCCTAGGAACAGTATCCCATGACTAGAACTGATAAAATAACCTGTAGCTGAGATAGGCCAAAGGGAAAAACTCCTTTTCTGCCATACTACACATCACTGGCCACCTCAGATCTTATAAGGACAGAttatgtgtgtgttgggagaaGAGTGAGAACCTGTACTTCTGTGCCTATGACAGCCTCATTAGTCCTCACATTTCTGTTCTGGTTCATGATTTTCAGTCTGACAAGCAATGATAAAAATCTGACCGTTAGCGCAAATTTTGTTGAAAACTTATTCTGCCAAGATACACTGAAGTTTGAAAAAGGATTTcctatcaaatattgtttatgcaagaaaaagaatCACATGACCAGATAACGTAACTTCATttaacataaaacttaaaaatatgatttaaaacaaCATATCAGCCTAGGATCTTATCGTCAGTCACTTGATCTGAATAGTGTGCTAACTGTAGATAGATAATGCCACCTGAAGCCTTACTTTGAGATTTTTGCAGCTCTTCATGAGGTACTTCACATCATaaatgacaggaaaaaataatCGAAGGATCTCAAAGAAGTCAAGTTCTTCTTCAGGCAAGTTAGAGTTGGTCAGGATTTTGATTAAATAGCCAAAGTCATAACCACTACAAAAGGGTTAAAAGAATACAGAAGAGAGACACATAAATACcatagacataaaaaaaaaataaatgtttttctgatACAAATTTTAAGCAAGTCACACTAGAGGCAAAAAGGAAATCAATCAAAAAAAAGTACacacaagaatggagaaaacaaacatatttacAAATGCAATGGGAAAATGCCATCATCTTACATAAAATGCTAAGAACCTGTCACTTTATCATTCAGAGTTACCAATATACAGATCTGTACTACCAACCCAAGCCTGTAGTCACTAAAACACTATTTTGCTGATGCTTGAATAGAGAACCCTAAGATGAGCATCAAACTCCCCAtagatgtctcaaaaaaaaaaaaattatggaaatggagaaataaagacgAATGTAAACTTGGCCAAAAATGTCAGAAAGCAGTAAGAGAACTCGCATTCGGAAGGCAGAAGTCATGTGAATCGTCCCATCTTTTATATAAGGTGACTATATACTTCAAAAATCCAAGGAATAAATTGCTAACAAAGAATTTTCACCTCCCTTAAGTGACTTTATTAAGGGAAGTGAACAATTCTCCTCCCTCACAATTCTGTTCCTATCTCAGTACAGCTCCCCAAGAGATATTTATTAATGGGAGTGTTGCATTGGAAAGACATTAAGGTACTAAAGAATGAGAACTACCATCCTGGATAATAAAGTACAAACTCCCACGCTCTCAAATCAAGATTTCCTATCCCTATCGTTTGGCCTTTTCCAGAGCTGTCTCCCTACACTCCTGGGCCACAGTCACATTCCCCTTACACCCTTTctcctttgtcttcctttttctttcaaggaCCTCTGACAGGAAgcacctccaccccccacccccaaggcctTAATGGAGCACCAGGTGTTTTCTTGTACTACCCTTTAAAGTACATGGATTGTTTTCTCCACTGGCaggaatcacattttaaaaatatctttctgtcCTTGCACATAGTTGTTTAACTCAAGAAATACTTGATGAGAGATGCTATTAACTCATCTTTTGggggagatagaaaataaaattctatttaatgttcagaatttgatttataaaagaaaaaaagctttacCATTGAAGATCATTAATGAATAGCAGTCCTTCACTATAAACATTCCACAAGTCAGAGGCAGAAACTCTAAAGTGTGCAggagatttatatttaaaaagaaatatgtgaagtGGATCAAGTATTAGAGCATTCACACCTGTGCTACACAATGCTTTTCAAGAACAGAACAAAAGGCCAAAGAAAATCATTCCCAAGATTACTTTCAGTCCCTGGATTGTCTGGTTAGTTTACTTAGATAGGAAAACTTTTCCTCACACCTGGAAGTCTATTTTTACAAAATGgaactaattttctttctagaaattcctttaaattatccagttttattttatataatgaagaATTAAAAACCACTACTTACTGAGAATATACCATGTATAAAGCACTTTACTAGAGGCTTTAAAGATGTTATTACTGACCATTAAAACAGGTCTGTAGGATTTTTCTTCTAAGGTATGCTTTCCCCATCaccccattttaaaaaaattaaaatctacccACATACATCCCTagtattttctttgctgttttacttttcttgatAGCACTTATCATTAACAAATCACAatatatatttcatcattttaaaaaactgtctgCCTACCCCCACCAGAATGGAAACTCCTTGAGGACAAAGATTTTAGTCTATTTTATTCACAGCTTAATTGCTAGAATCTTATCCCCGTGTCTGGCATATGCAGATAcgcaataaatacatattttttaatgaatggttTCCCTTGTAAATCATTAAAACTAACTCTTAGAAATGTTAAAGAACCCTAACTAAGTACACTGATTCCAAATGACATTGCTGGATTTAAACcaagttctttccatttttccagCCTGTTTTCTTTCCACTGTGCAACACTGCCCCTCACAGGCTAAAATGGATcccatattattaaattaatcttTAAGTAGACCAACATTAGCTTTGTAAGAGTTAGGACACAGCTATTCGGCAGTCAATTCTTTCTAGAACTAAGCCTGAAATTGCTGATACGGTGACCCAAGCATGGGTGAAGCAGGTATGAGATGGAAACACAAATGCCATTTTCAATGCAATGTTTTTACCTATGAAATGACAACCATTTGACCCCTTCACAGAGGACCACTCCCGAAGTCATAAGAAGTTCTGCAAAGTACTGGGTCTCAATTCCTTCCTCTTCATGTTTTTTAAACTGGATACCAGATGTTGTTAGTAGCTCTATAGAGTCCTGGGCATACATGTCCTCCCtggcaggagaaagagaaagacaatatTCAAAAGTGCCATTACTTCAAACAAACGGTTTTTCTCCTGCTTATATCAACAACTATGGTGCCAGAAACCAGAGAGAGGACTGGCTTGCCCAGGTGTTCCAATGCTTTACGTATACACaaggaaaatacaatttaaatataagGGTCATTCTTTCAGAAAAGAGTGTCCAAACAATAAATAATCACTCAAACAGTCTGATGGTGAGATTTTAATCTTTACTATCAACTCAATTTCATTAGCCTttcatacattaaataaattggGGTTTGAAAAAGGGATCTTCTACTCACCAGGGGCTATCACCACAGAGTGACAGACAAGTTCTTTTCAAGGGCTCTCAGTCTCGGGCAGCCACTGTAATGCTGCCAGATGGCACTGCAGCCACAGCTGTTAGGGGCTAGGCCATCTCCCCTGCTCTCAGCAGCACCAGGAAGGAGATCAAGTGGAAAAGATCTCACTTGGCTGAGTTAAACTACAGTCTATCTTAAAGAAAAAGGAGATGGCTCCTCTCACAAATGATGAGCCTTTCAAATAGCTCCAATAAGCAATAAACTGTTTAAAAGTAAGGACTCTGCTATAACAGCAATAATTTCTTCTTCCAACAATATTAATTCTAGAATACTGCCTTCTAAAATCAAGCCAggaaatctaaatataaaataatccttCAAGATTTCACTTAAGCCAAAAGGAAGCCATCTCTAATTTCCAAGCACAAATACAAGGGTATCCAAAATATTAAATCCCaaaaaaggttataaaaatgCAGATATGTGTTtttgagaataaatgaaaaagtattttgtgAATTTGCCATTTAACTTTTTGTACACTTTTGAAATTGTAAGAATACTGGTTTCCACCACTTAGCAAAAGAAAtttctaataaacattttaacaagacTAATTGGACCATAGGGAATATTTCAACTGGGCCAAAAAGTATCCTTATGGCTTATCCTTTAGAAATTAATTTACTTCTAAATGTCTGAAAAATAACAAAGGTaacaactgaaatatttaaaaacaaaggggAACCATAACAATCACTTAAAGTCAAAATTTTCCCTGGAAAATCCTTTAGGAAAGGTACCTGAAGAAACCCCAAtataagttttttttccttttctcagttaAAGCACACATATTATTGGCTTTGCTATACTAAAAATGTGTACCTTCAAAACTTAGACTCCCACCCATCATGTCCCCGTGGTCACAGTGAGGCATGCTGCAGCGACCACAGCCAACCAAAAGTATCACAGATTCTTCTCCTTGGCCACATGTTCAATTTCCTGTTATTTTAGTTTGTTGTCTCCCTCCCAATCAGAACATAAGCTTCAACAAGACAAtgatttttgtctgttctgttcaATGTTTTCTCACCAGATCAAACAATACATGGATGAAGTGGAATAGTGAGTGTTTCACTATTTAAAtcagtatttcccaaacctgcCCAGTGATATTCACCCACAGATCTTACCAAAAATTCCCAAGTCCCACTGAagtcccagacctgctgaatcataATCCCCAGGTGAGAGACCTGGATGAGTACCTCAGGTATTTTATAATCAGTTAAGTTTGGTATACAAAGATGTGCGTAtaaatgtcttttgttgttgtttttttcttgcacaGTTCACGTGGCTCAATTCAAGTAAGTTCACGTACTCACATCTAAATTTCATGGCACTGAATATTTTACCATTTGGAACTAATCTCATGCTTTATAATATCCAactcataagaaagagaaagttgGAAACCCCACACAGGTAAGCTAAATCTGCAGATAGGATGAGGAAAACTTCCAGGGTAAGGAAAACGTCCTAATTATTATGACTTAATTCTCCAAATCAGTAGACTGTCCCTTTCCAAAGGTATCCATTTCAAGTTTTTAAACCTTTCTCCATTCTGACTTCCTGACCTgcaaaaaaaatcctagcaaatacggggaaataatattaaaatatgctaacctcaaaaaggaattaaaatattgtttagtcAAAATGTAAGATTCAGTCAAAATATACAGATGCTGGCATTGGCTTGCTAATTGTACGATTAGTGTATTCAGGTCAGTAATTAACAGTAATATGATCTCTCCCAATACTAAAGTTTAATCAACTACTGAAGTTTAAGGTAGCAAAATATCCAGCTATAACTGAACATTAATGAAAACTATGCACAAATCACTATAAAAGGTTTTccaaaaaccttcccaaaaagcaGAGATGCACGGCTATCCTTCTCATGTAATATCCCAAAGATGCAAACTAACTAGGTAGGTGGAAGTCAGTAAATGTATCGAAATTACCTCTCTCTACAAATACTTACCCTACTACACAAACTCACATTTCTAAACTCAAAGG is a window encoding:
- the CNOT7 gene encoding CCR4-NOT transcription complex subunit 7, translated to MPAATVDHSQRICEVWACNLDEEMKKIRQVIRKYNYVAMDTEFPGVVARPIGEFRSNADYQYQLLRCNVDLLKIIQLGLTFMNEQGEYPPGTSTWQFNFKFNLTEDMYAQDSIELLTTSGIQFKKHEEEGIETQYFAELLMTSGVVLCEGVKWLSFHSGYDFGYLIKILTNSNLPEEELDFFEILRLFFPVIYDVKYLMKSCKNLKGGLQEVAEQLELERIGPQHQAGSDSLLTGMAFFKMREMFFEDHIDDAKYCGHLYGLGSGSSYVQNGTGNAYEEEANKQS